The following proteins are co-located in the Roseovarius arcticus genome:
- a CDS encoding 3-keto-5-aminohexanoate cleavage protein, whose amino-acid sequence MSKIIITCAITGSIHTPSMSPYLPITADDITEHSIAAAEAGAAILHLHARDPKDGRPSAAPEHFNAFLPRIKQNCDAVLNLTTGGSATMTLEQRLAAPLQAEPEMCSLNMGSMNFALYPAAEKITEWKYDWEQPFLENSDDLIFKNTPRDMAHVMTEMGTKRGARFEFECYEVGHLYMLKHFVDRGLVNAPLFIQFVFGVLGGIGPDPENLTHMKSIADKLFGDTYTFSVLAAGRHQMPLITMSAILGGHVRVGLEDSLMISRGTLAKTNAEQVTKIRRIVEDLGRTVATPSEARAMLHLKGGDATAI is encoded by the coding sequence ATGTCGAAAATCATCATCACCTGCGCCATCACCGGCTCCATCCACACGCCGTCGATGTCGCCCTACCTGCCGATCACGGCGGACGACATTACCGAACATTCCATTGCCGCCGCCGAGGCGGGGGCTGCGATCCTGCACCTGCACGCGCGCGATCCCAAGGACGGCAGGCCGTCGGCGGCCCCTGAGCATTTCAATGCCTTCCTGCCGCGCATCAAGCAAAACTGCGACGCGGTGCTAAACCTTACGACCGGCGGCAGCGCCACCATGACGCTGGAACAGCGTCTGGCCGCGCCTCTGCAAGCCGAGCCTGAGATGTGCTCGCTCAATATGGGCAGTATGAACTTCGCGCTCTACCCGGCAGCAGAGAAGATCACTGAATGGAAATACGATTGGGAACAACCGTTTCTCGAAAACTCTGACGATCTGATCTTTAAAAATACGCCGCGTGATATGGCGCATGTCATGACCGAAATGGGCACAAAGCGCGGCGCGCGGTTCGAGTTTGAGTGCTATGAGGTCGGCCATCTTTACATGCTCAAGCATTTCGTGGACCGGGGGCTGGTCAACGCGCCGCTATTTATCCAGTTCGTCTTTGGTGTGCTGGGCGGTATCGGGCCTGACCCCGAAAACCTGACACATATGAAGTCGATCGCCGACAAGCTGTTTGGCGATACCTACACGTTTTCGGTGCTGGCAGCGGGCCGCCACCAGATGCCGCTGATCACAATGTCTGCAATTCTGGGCGGTCATGTGCGCGTCGGGCTAGAGGATTCGTTGATGATCTCGCGCGGGACGCTGGCCAAGACAAACGCGGAGCAGGTGACCAAAATCCGCCGCATCGTTGAAGATCTGGGGCGCACGGTCGCCACCCCCTCCGAGGCGCGGGCGATGCTGCACCT
- a CDS encoding aspartate aminotransferase family protein, which yields MSNLFYQTKSPRPVLDRADGIYMYDVHGKRYIDGSSGAMVSNIGHSNPAVLDAMRAQMEKSTFGYRLHFQTEASEELAEKIVALTPEHLNKVFFVSGGSEAVESTLKLARQYVLTQGQAQRFKVISRFPSYHGCTLGALAITGMSTMTAPFDPMMQRMPKIPAPRAYLDGLDPDDTATGLHYANMLEQKILDEGPETVMAFIVEPVGGASTGALVPPAGYMQRVREICTEYGVLLIHDEVMTGGGRTGAFFGAEHWDTAPDLICLSKGFGAGYAPLGAMIARDDMVDAVMDGGGFIHGFTYAGNPLACAAGSAVLDEISRQDMVANAARMGDALATRLNGLMQRYPLIGDVRGKGLLTAFELMADRGTKQPLPTALNAHSRLVDIAYENGLIIYSRRTRGGTSGDHFLVCPPMIVTEAQLDEMTDLLDRSLAQFMTEIPKMAAE from the coding sequence ATGTCGAACCTCTTTTATCAGACAAAATCGCCTAGGCCGGTGCTGGACCGGGCGGACGGCATCTACATGTACGACGTACATGGCAAACGCTACATCGACGGATCGAGCGGTGCGATGGTGTCCAATATCGGCCACTCGAACCCCGCCGTGCTGGACGCGATGCGCGCGCAGATGGAGAAGTCGACCTTCGGCTATCGCCTGCATTTCCAGACCGAGGCGTCAGAGGAGTTGGCAGAGAAAATCGTCGCACTGACGCCAGAGCATCTGAACAAGGTGTTCTTTGTGTCTGGCGGGTCCGAGGCGGTGGAAAGCACGCTGAAACTGGCGCGCCAATATGTGCTGACCCAAGGGCAGGCGCAGCGGTTCAAGGTTATTTCGCGCTTTCCCAGTTATCATGGTTGCACGTTGGGCGCTCTGGCGATCACCGGAATGTCGACCATGACCGCGCCGTTCGATCCCATGATGCAGCGGATGCCCAAGATCCCGGCGCCGCGCGCCTACCTTGACGGGCTGGACCCGGACGATACCGCGACAGGCCTGCACTACGCAAACATGCTGGAACAAAAGATCCTCGACGAGGGGCCGGAAACCGTCATGGCCTTTATCGTGGAGCCTGTCGGCGGCGCGTCTACTGGCGCGCTGGTGCCGCCTGCGGGCTACATGCAGCGCGTCCGCGAGATTTGTACCGAATACGGCGTTTTGCTGATCCATGACGAGGTGATGACAGGCGGCGGGCGCACCGGCGCGTTTTTCGGCGCCGAGCATTGGGACACCGCGCCCGACTTGATTTGCCTCAGCAAGGGATTTGGGGCGGGTTATGCCCCCCTTGGCGCGATGATTGCGCGCGATGACATGGTCGATGCTGTGATGGACGGCGGCGGCTTTATCCATGGGTTTACCTATGCGGGCAATCCATTGGCCTGCGCCGCAGGTAGTGCAGTTCTGGACGAGATTTCGCGCCAGGATATGGTCGCCAATGCGGCCCGCATGGGCGACGCGCTGGCAACGCGCCTGAACGGGCTGATGCAGCGCTATCCGCTGATCGGCGACGTGCGCGGCAAGGGTCTGTTGACGGCGTTTGAGTTGATGGCGGATCGCGGCACAAAGCAGCCGCTGCCGACAGCGCTGAACGCCCATTCCCGCCTTGTCGATATCGCTTATGAAAATGGTCTGATCATTTACTCGCGCCGCACCCGCGGCGGCACGTCAGGCGATCACTTCCTCGTTTGCCCGCCCATGATCGTAACCGAGGCGCAGCTGGACGAGATGACAGACTTGCTGGATCGCTCTCTGGCTCAGTTTATGACGGAAATACCTAAAATGGCGGCCGAATAG